A window from Choristoneura fumiferana chromosome 22, NRCan_CFum_1, whole genome shotgun sequence encodes these proteins:
- the LOC141440309 gene encoding uncharacterized protein isoform X8, whose amino-acid sequence MAAARAQVVVPTISVTPHSPGVLDDSLQQLRQLHAAVQRMRAAPLPLMQAGGISRLSTSCPSLCKDGVADNDCSSPTHLDFFPHSRKGSGESRHWGLWDRREEGRRSSWAALEPGARAPEPHRQRSTLNGHSASLSSVESDGEAPRVRHSTHSLNDNDLAKDFEKVTAALRAGTSVTPADGSARLVARLPLQKSVSTPSIVAAVQPPPPQPMPNMSVALVTGPRNSLSAGGASETESDEDTSAATVGATTQLPGRRNNTHQEHLGLHRLAFLEQAAYDHHAEKRRKRGSLFFRKKKDKSRKAAHAWQTASSSADCDWCGRALADTPQAYCENCTMTVHQNVCKDYIVECNKPKSSKTSVGKSLSAASGKSSKRSSVSSQSQTPNSKKQGCYSPWRRVATKLGVHTSHACHDDKDGSDHKHDQSNASDDAGASEWPEAYLTPDLLGEEAILLGLGASEPDTWAAGAPKGLANIFNFASRAIGDRETKRQEHIYELILTEKHHCLTIRLMQKMFAEGMLRFPGISTAQVSRMFPCVEELWTLHAALLARLRARQHASPQIASVADILADTFAAPARHRLKAAYGEFCSRHRDAVDVFKECCAREPRLARFIRKCQQNPLLRKKGVPECVLFVAQRLTKYPLLLEPLLKTAGDDINERELLQKALCGVKEILVDVDNQVAAKEREDRKLEIYHRIDAKSFANFKGRKFKKSDILQGNRILKFEGVATLMQGRSKMQTLLVIVLTDVLFFLHDNNNKYTFFTPDNKTGVVSLVKLLVREKAGAEGRGLYLICSGPAEPEMFELRVHRPKDIHSWIHNVRLAVSQCPSEVEESEAGSLASAEERQRALDARYESIRLITDETPWWQIEEALRVKDREHATLLEEKMALHMKMVGHTGTSTLDVPSTGANAVFPGGLVFPDYVRLAAPSPDTHALWQEVCRVVKDALEASSGVWSGGGALGRSTSSAGERHSCVYESPALPRRADTFAGFDATTNRHRGVNLRLSTDTPEEAEAESETHERPRAYEQTGGDAALKLQHAVYTLTCIVWQQLTTIHSLEAQVMAWRAAPGGAARGHEAQLEELRHLQARLTADRAAWEHSRARDHAAIADEKRQLQAAREELAEQQKDVEQQRERLYRRLERLQQHGGSQEEIASVGTLSPDSSVSDTTRRKEPKWRSNRGSTGSECSASGGGARAVPPRSCSPRRTRVAPPPPSL is encoded by the exons atggccgccgcccgcgcgcagGTAGTC GTGCCGACCATAAGCGTGACGCCGCACAGCCCCGGCGTGCTCGACGACAGCCTGCAGCAGCTGCGGCAGCTGCATGCCGCTGTGCAGCGCATGCGCGCGGCGCCGCTGCCGCTCATG CAAGCGGGCGGCATCAGTAGACTCAGCACGTCGTGCCCGTCGCTCTGCAAAGATGGCGTCGCGGATAACGACTGCTCCTCACCCACGCACTTGGACTTCTTCCCTCACAGTCGGAAAGGAAGCG GTGAGTCCCGGCACTGGGGCCTGTGGGACCGGCGGGAGGAGGGCCGCCGCAGCTCGTGGGCCGCGCTGGAGCCCGGCGCGCGGGCGCCCGAACCCCACCGACAACGCAG TACGCTCAACGGACACAGCGCGTCGCTATCATCGGTGGAGTCGGACGGAGAGGCGCCGCGCGTGCGACACTCCACGCACTCGCTCAACGACAACGACTTAGCC AAAGACTTCGAGAAGGTGACAGCGGCGCTGCGCGCGGGCACATCCGTGACGCCGGCGGACGGCAGCGCGCGGCTGGTCGCGCGCCTGCCGCTCCAGAAGTCCGTGTCCACGCCGAGCATTGTGGCCGCCgtgcagccgccgccgccccagCCCATGCCCAACATGTCAGTAGCACTAGTAACCGGTCCGAGGAATAG CTTGTCGGCTGGCGGTGCGAGTGAGACGGAGAGCGACGAGGACACATCGGCAGCTACAGTCGGCGCCACGACTCAGCTACCAGGAAGAAGGAACAACACTCATCAGGAACATTTGGGACTCCATCGCTTGGCGTTCTTAGAACA AGCGGCCTATGACCACCATGCTGAAAAGAGACGGAAGAGAGGCagtttatttttcagaaaaaagaAG GACAAGTCGCGCAAAGCGGCGCATGCGTGGCAGACGGCGTCGTCTTCCGCGGACTGCGATTGGTGCGGGCGCGCGCTCGCCGACACGCCCCAAGCCTATTGCGAGA ATTGCACAATGACAGTACACCAAAACGTGTGCAAAGACTACATTGTTGAATGCAACAAGCCTAAATCGTCAAAA ACATCAGTTGGTAAATCCTTAAGCGCAGCGAGCGGCAAAAGCAGTAAACGTAGTTCAGTTTCCAGCCAGTCTCAAACGCcaaatag CAAGAAGCAGGGATGCTATTCGCCGTGGCGTCGCGTGGCTACGAAGCTCGGCGTGCA CACCAGCCACGCCTGTCACGACGACAAAGATGGCTCCGACCACAAACATGACCAAAGCAA CGCGTCCGACGACGCGGGCGCGTCAGAATGGCCGGAAGCGTACCTAACACCGGACCTGCTTGGGGAGGAAGCGATCCTGCTGGGCCTGGGGGCGTCCGAGCCCGACACGTGGGCGGCCGGCGCGCCCAAAGGACTCGCCAA tattttcaatttcgctTCCAGAGCCATCGGGGACAGGGAAACCAAGAGGCAGGAGCATATATACGAGCTAATACTGACAGAAAAACACCACTGTTTAACAATAAGACTTATGCAAAAG ATGTTCGCAGAAGGCATGCTCCGATTCCCGGGCATATCTACAGCGCAGGTGTCCCGTATGTTCCCGTGCGTGGAGGAGCTATGGACTCTGCACGCGGCGTTGCTCGCTAGACTACGCGCAAGACAGCACGCGTCACCGCAAATTGCGTCAGTCGCGGACATACTGGCGGATACCTTCGCCGCGCCCGCGAGGCATCGGTTGAAGGCTGCTTACG GCGAGTTCTGTTCGCGGCATCGGGACGCGGTGGACGTGTTCAAAGAGTGCTGCGCGCGGGAGCCGCGTCTTGCGCGCTTCATACGGAAGTGCCAGCAGAACCCGTTGCTCAGGAAAAAG GGCGTACCGGAGTGTGTGTTGTTCGTAGCGCAGAGGCTAACCAAATACCCGCTGTTGTTGGAGCCGCTGCTGAAAACGGCCGGCGACGACATAAATGAGCGGGAGCTGTTGCAGAAAGCTCTCTGCGGCGTCAAG GAAATCCTAGTCGATGTGGACAACCAGGTGGCAGCCAAAGAGCGGGAGGACAGGAAGCTCGAGATATATCATCGGATCGACGCCAAATCGTTTGCCAACTTTAAGGGACGCAAGTTCAAGAAAAGTGACATCCTGCAAGGGAATAGGATACTCAA gttcGAAGGCGTGGCGACACTGATGCAGGGTCGCAGCAAGATGCAGACGCTGTTAGTGATCGTGCTGACAGACGTATTGTTCTTTCTGCACGACAACAATAACAAATACACATTCTTCACGCCCGACAACAAG ACGGGGGTAGTGTCCCTAGTGAAGCTGCTGGTGCGGGAGAAGGCGGGCGCGGAGGGCCGCGGGCTGTACCTGATCTGCAGCGGGCCCGCCGAGCCAGAGATGTTCGAGCTGAGGGTCCACCGCCCGAAGGACATACACTCCTGGATACACAACGTCAG GTTAGCGGTGTCCCAATGTCCGTCGGAAGTGGAGGAATCCGAGGCGGGGTCACTGGCCTCTGCGGAAGAGAGACAACGCGCGCTCGACGCGAGATACGAGAGCATAAGACTGATCACTG ATGAGACTCCCTGGTGGCAAATAGAAG AAGCGTTGAGGGTTAAAGATAGAGAGCACGCGACGCTTCTAGAAGAGAAAATGGCTCTGCATATGAAAATGGTGGGGCACACGGGCACATCTACGCTGGACGTGCCTAGTACGG GCGCGAACGCGGTGTTCCCGGGCGGGCTGGTGTTCCCGGACTACGTGCGTCTCGCGGCGCCCTCGCCCGACACGCATGCGCTCTGGCAGGAAGTCTGCAGGGTCGTCAAA GACGCGTTAGAAGCGTCAAGCGGCGTGtggagcggcggcggcgcacTCGGCCGCAGCACCAGCTCGGCTGGGGAGCGGCATTCATGTGTTTACGAGAGCCCCGCGCTGCCGAGACGAGCTGACACATTCGCGGGTTTCGATGCCACTACCAACAGACACAGAG GCGTCAACTTACGGTTATCAACGGACACGCCGGAAGAAGCCGAAGCGGAGTCGGAGACGCACGAGCGGCCCCGAGCGTACGAACAGACGGGAGGCGACGCCGCGCTCAAGTTGCAACACGCTGTCTACACGCTCACTTGCATCGTGTGGCAACAGCTCACCACCATACACAG CCTGGAAGCGCAAGTGATGGCGTGGCGAGCGGcgccgggcggcgcggcgcgcgggcaCGAGGCGCAGCTGGAGGAACTGAGGCATCTACAGGCGCGGCTCACGGCTGACCGCGCAGCCTGGGAACACAGCCGCGCGCGGGACCACGCCGCCATCGCAGACG AAAAGCGGCAACTGCAAGCGGCGCGCGAGGAGTTGGCGGAGCAGCAGAAAGACGTCGAACAACAACGCGAGCGGCTGTACCGCCGGCTGGAGAGATTGCAGCAGCATG GAGGCTCTCAGGAAGAGATAGCGAGCGTCGGCACGCTGTCCCCTGACTCGAGCGTGAGCGACACCACGCGGCGGAAAGAACCGAAATGGCGGA GTAACCGCGGCTCGACGGGGTCCGAGTGCTCggcgagcggcggcggcgcgcgcgccgtgccCCCCCGCAGCTGCTCTCCGCGCAGAACGAGAGTCGCGCCACCGCCGCCGTCACTGTGA